The Bacteroidia bacterium genomic interval AAAGATAAGATACTGAAATACGATTTTCCAATATGAAGTTTCTACCTACTACGAGATATCTCATCCTGGGAGCTATTCCCATTTCCATATTCATTTTTTTATTCTCCTGCCAAAGTTCCTATACCCCCAGTCAGGAAATAAGTGAACGATTGCCTGAAATAGTTGATTTCAATTATCATATCAAACCGATCCTCTCAGACCGCTGCTTTAAATGCCATGGCCCAGACGCCAATCAGCGTAAAGCAGAACTCCGTCTCGACAATGCCTCTCAGGCTTTTGAGAAACGAGAAAGAGAAGATGGCTCCGGTTTTTATCCTTTGGTAGCTGGCAATGCGACAAATAGTGATGTTTTTCAGCGGATCATGTCTGAGGATGCAGAGTATATGATGCCACCTCCAGAGGCCAATTTAAGCCTGACAGAATTTGAAAAGGCCATGATTGCCAAATGGATTGACCAGGGCGCAGAATACAAGGATCACTGGTCATTTGTAAGTCCTAACAAACCCGAGCTACCCGAAAGTAGTTTTGAAGCGTGGAGCAGAAATCCTATCGATCATTTTATTGGGAATGAAATTCAGAAAAGAGGTCTGAGTCCTTCTGAAGAAGCACAAAAAGAAAACCTCCTGAGAAGAATTACCCTCGACCTTAGCGGCCTTCCTCCTACTCCGGAAGAAATCCAGACATTTATGGCGGATAAGCGTGAGGATGCCTACGAAAAAGCCATAGATCGTTTATTGGAAAGCCCGCACTATGGCGAACGCATGGCGCTGGAATGGTTGGATGTAGCGCGCTATGCAGATTCCCATGGCTACCAGGATGATGGCATGCGCAATACCTGGCCCTGGCGCGATTGGGTAATTCGCATGTTCAATGAAAATATGCCCTATGATCAATTTCTGGTCGAACAATTAGCTGGAGACCTTCTTCCGGATCCCAGCAAAGATCAATTGCTGGCAACCTGTTTCAACCGAAATCATCCCCAGTCTCAGGAAGGGGGAGTAGTTGATGAAGAATATCGAGTTGAATACGTAGTGGACCGAACCAATACCTTTGGGAAAGCCCTTATGGGAATCACCGTAGAATGTGCTCAATGTCATGATCATAAATACGACCCCATTAGCCAGGAGGACTATTATTCCCTCTACGCATACTTCAACAACAACAATGATGCAGGCATAGTTCCCTATAATGGAGAAGCTGCTCCCACCGTTATGCTGCCCACCGAAGAAGAAGAACAGAAATTGGCTGAACTAAAAAATAAAATGGGGCCTTTGGAGGCGGCTATTGAAAAAGAGAACTATGTAGATGATCTCAAGAAATGGCTAGGTAATCGCAGTCCAAAAATTGCGAAACCCAAAGGTTTGAAAGCTGAGTTTTCCTTCGAAAAAGAAATGACGGTACAGCGAGCAGCTCTCAATCTGGACGGGAAGAAAAGTCCGGGTTGGGCGGGTATTGGCAAACAGGGTACAGTTACCTCCTACTTCAATAAAGCCAAAGGCAAAGCTGATGCTGCCATCCTGGGAGATAAAGACCGCAAACCGGAATTGGTGGAAGGAGTACAAGGTAAGGGCCTGAAATTTCTGGGAGATGCAGGTATTCGCTTCAATCGGGATATGGATTTCGACAGGCATCAGCCTTTTTCTGTGAGCATTTGGGTGAAAGTTCTTAAGGAAGGAGAAAAAGGGCCCATTTTCAACAATACCAATGGTGATTTCGAAGGTTATCGAGGTTGGATTTGCAAACTCAATCCTGATGGCAGCCTTTCCTTTCAGTTAAACTATGTATGGCCGGACAACTGCATTGATTATAAAACGACAGATAAGATTGAGGTAGGTGAATGGACGCATATTGCGATGACTTATGATGGCAGTAGCAAAGCCTCTGGCCTGAAATTCTTTGTCAATGGAAAAGTGCCTGCTCATAAATTGATCAAGGATAATCTGAATAAAAGTCTGCAACATGGAGTAAAAGGCTCCAATTGGTCCAGCTTTCCTTTTATGCTCGGCAGAGAAAAAGAGCGTTCTATTGAAAATATCGTCATGGACGAACTCAAAGTTTATGAACGACAATTATCAGAACTGGAAGTAGCTTATCTATTTGATCCTAAGATCAAAGTCGAGCCGACCCAATCCCAATGGCTGGAATATTATGTTCTCAGTGGAAAGAATAAATCCTTTAATCAAAACCTGAAAACTCTTACGAATTTACGTGAGGAAGAAAATCAAATCAGTACTGATGTCCTGGAAGTCATGGTCATGAATGATCGGGAAGAGGTTCGACCTACTTTTATTTTGGACAGAGGTCAATATGATGCTCCTACATCAGAAGTAAGTCCCAGAATACCCTCTGTATTTGCTACTAATGCTTCTGAAGACATTCCTAAAAACAGATTGGGTCTGGCGAAATGGCTGGTTTCCGCTGAACATCCTCTTACCGCTCGAGTTGCCGTCAATCGTTTCTGGATCATGTTATTTGGGAAAGGTTTGGTCGAAAGCCAGGGAGATTTCGGTAATCAGGGACGCTTGCCAAGCCATCCGGAGTTGCTGGATTGGTTGGCCATGGATTTTGTAGAAAATGGCTGGGACATCAAGGCTTTTATGAAACAAGTCATGATGAGTGCTACCTATCGACAACAATCTATCCCCAGTGCAAAAGCATTGGAGATCGATCCTCAGAATGACTGGTATTCCCACTTCCCTTCCTATCGACTGCCTGCTGAGACCATCCGAGACAATGCACTGGCGGCAAGTGGCCTGCTTTCCACAAAAATTGGAGGTCCTAGTGTATATCCCTATCAACCGGATGGCATATGGGCGGCTCTTGCTACCCGAAATGCTACAAAATATGTACAGGGAGAAGGAGATGAATTGTACCGGAGGAGTATGTACACCATATGGAAAAGAAGTTCGCCTCCGCCCTCTATGATGAATTTCGATGCACCTGACAGATATTATTGCGTGGTTAGGAGGCAGAAAACGGCTACCCCTCTTCAGTCTTTGGTCTTGATGAATGATCCTCAGTTTTTGGAAGCTTCAAAAATGCTGGCTTCAAGAAGTATGAAAGAGATCGGAGGAGAACTAAAGGAAAGAGTAGAATTTATGTACATGAGTCTCCTGGGGCGCTCGGCCAGAGAAGAAGAGCAAAAGCTCCTGGCAGATTTATACCAGGCAGAATACGAGGCTTTCTCCAATGAGCCTGAGCGCATAGAAAAGTTACTGGCGGTTGGGGAAATGAAAATCGATCCAAAACTTGCCCAGGACGATCTTGCAGCCCATACCATCCTCGCTTCTACCATTATGAATTTCGACGAATTTGTCATCAAAAGATAGCCCTCGATTATGAGCAAAATGAAAAAAAATATAGATCATATTGTTGGCGGGATGAACCGTAGGGTCTTTATGCGTAACAGCCTTCTCGGGCTAGGTGGATTAGCAGTCTCTTCTTTGCAAAATCCTCTTGCAGCTTCTCCGATGATGGGAGGTATACCAGACCTTCCACATTTCCCTGCCAAGGTAAAACGCATCATTTACCTCTTTCAAAGTGGTGCACCTTCTCAGATGGAGCTTTTCGACTACAAACCCAAATTGAAAGAGATGTTTGGGCAGGAGTTACCCGAATCTGTACGAGGAAATCAACGGGTGACCGGGATGACAGCTAATCAAAGAACCTTCCCTATTGCCATGGGAGATTTTGAATTTAAGCAACATGGAGAAAGTGGGATTTGGCTGAGCGAGTTTTTGCCTCATCATCAGAAAATTGTTGATGACATTACTGTCATCAAAAGTATGCATACCGAAGCCATCAATCACGACCCGGCTGTTACCTTCATACAGACCGGTTCACAGATTGCGGGCCGCCCCAGCTTTGGTTCCTGGTTGAGCTATGGCCTGGGTAGTGAGAATGAAAACCTCCCAAATTTTGTGGTGCTTTTGTCCAGAGCCAGAAAAGATGGCGGAGGCCAACCACTCTACGCAAAACTTTGGGGCAATGGCTTCCTCCCTTCCGAAAATCAAGGCGTACTTTTCCGCTCGGGAGATGAGCCTGTACTCTACCTTAATGATCCGGAGGGTATGGACAGGGCCAGTCGCCGTCGTATGTTGAGTACATTGGAAAAATTGCATGAAAGCCAATACGACCATACCCAGGACGAAAGCGTTAGATCTCGCATCGCACAATATGAAATGGCTTTTCGCATGCAGATGTCCGTACCCGAAACCCTGGACCTCAGCAAAGAGCCGGATCATGTGATCGATATGTATGGTCCAGATGCCCGTATTCCGGGCACATTCGCCTACAACTGTCTCCTCGCCCGCAAACTATCTGAAGATGGAGTACGCTTTGTCCAGCTATACCACCAGGACTGGGACATGCACGGCAATCTCCCCAACCTCATGAAAGGTATGGCCAAATCTGTAGATCAACCCTCAGCAGCCCTGGTTCAGGACCTCAAGCAAAGAGGCATGTTGGATGATACCCTTGTTATCTGGGGCGGAGAATTTGGTCGCGGCGCTTACTCCCAAGGCAAACTTACTCCCACCAACTATGGACGAGACCATCATCCTCGCTGTTTCTCCATCTGGATGGCAGGGGCAGGAATCAAACAGGGATTTAGTTATGGAGAAACTGATGACTTCAGCTACAATATCGTCAAGGATCCGGTTCATGTACATGACTTCCAGGCCACAGTTATGCATCTGATGGGCATAGACCATGAACGATTTACTTTCAAACATCAGGGCAGACGATATCGACTCACAGACGTGCATGGGCATGTGGTGAAGGATGTCTTGAGTTAAGAGGTGTTCTGGTGTTCATGTTTTCTCGTGTTATAGAGATTTTTCCTTTGTCGGAACACGAGAACACCAGAACACTGTATCTCCCCCTCATTTTCAAAAAAATCCTCTTTTCTGAAACCGCTGTGTTCTGAGAGATGTCTAAGGCTTGTCAATTAAGACGCATTAGATCATCTCAAGAAAAAACCCATGAACCTATTCAGCATCTTTCGATTCATTACCCTGGGCATCATAGCTCTTTTCTTTGTACCATCCCTTTCTGCCCAAAAGATCAAAACAGTCTCAGGGGAAAGTATCAAATCAGATAAACTCAATCAGGAAATCGAGGCCATTATGGAAGGCCTTGATATGCCCGGCTTATCCATAGGCATTATAAACAATAATGAACTCGTCTATCACGAAGCTTTTGGGGTATCTAATTCGGAGACCCGGGTTCCCCTGAATAAAGAAAGCATATTTGAGGCCGCTTCTTTATCTAAACCCATCTTCGCATACTTCGCCCTGAAACTGGTGGAAACAGGAAAGCTGGATTTGGATAAACCCCTTTACGAATACTTTCCCCATCCAGCTATAGAAGAAAAAGACCAGGAAAACTATAAACTCATTACGCCTCGAATGGTCCTTTCTCACAGCACAGGTTTTCCCAATCACAGCAATGGGGCCAAGATTCAACTGGCTTTTGAACCGGGTAAAGGATTCTCCTATTCTGGTGAGGCCTATCAATACCTGGCAGCCATTATCGGTATGCAACATGGCGTGGGTTGGAAAGCGGGCCTCAATGATATTTTTCGCAAAAATGTAAGCCTAGCCTTGAAAATGGAGCACAGCTCTTTCCTTTGGACCGACTACCTCGCCCAACACAAAGTCTATGGCCATAATGCAGAAGGTAAACCTACTCACAATGATACAGGTGGATGGAGCGGAGAGACATTCAATGCCTTTTCCAGTCTGCATAGTGAGGCCGCAGAATACGCAAAGTTTATCATCGCCATGCTCAAACAGGAAGGTCTCACTAAGAATTCCTTTAAAGAAATGCTGGCCGAACAAAACCATTTTCAGGAAAGCGAACAGCTTTATCTGGATACTGGACAAACGGGCTGGGGACTGGGATTTGCTCAAAAACCTACTCCATATGGCCTGATGCACCTACATACCGGAAACAATCACACATTTCAAGCCTATACCATGTTCATCCCTGAGCAAAAATATGGCCTGGTTGTCTTTACAAATAGTGACAAACTTCTCGACTTTTTAGCTGAGTTGGGGTCTGTAATAGGAGAACAATTTTAAGAAAGAGATATGGAAGCATTAAATGAAACCTTAGGAGGACTCATCATCATGGCTGGAATGATAGCCATCGTGTACATCCTCGCCAAATACAATTATCTGATCCGAAAGATGCTGATTGAAAAAGGGATTCCTGCCCCTAGCCTGTTTAGTAAAAACAGACTGATCGATTTCGCCTGCATTTTCCTCTTCCTTGGGATCGGCGTTCTCATCTCGGCTTTCTATACAAGCTTACAATTAGAAGAAGATACGATGGATCTCCTCATTTGGGGAACCATCCTGATCGTTGGAAGCTTTGGGCCGGCATTGGCATATACAATTCGAAGAAAGAGTGGGGAATAAGCCATCAGCAAAAGAATCGGATTACCTAAAAAAAATAAAGGATGGAGATCTCCATGCCTTCCGATTTCTGGTGGATGAAAATAAAGACATTTTATTGAGTCTGGCTCAATCCATTCTCAAAGACAAAAGTTGGGCGGAAGATGTATTGCAGGATGCTTTGATAAAGGTATTTCACAAAATTGGGAGCTTTCGGGAGAACTCTTCTTTCAAAACCTGGCTATATCGGATCGTCATCAATACCGCCTATAACGAATTGAAAAAGCGGAAAAGTTATCAGACACATAAATTGGCGGCCCAGGAAAATCAGCCGGAAAACATAGAGCGTAAACATCCCCTCAGAGCAGAAGAACGAAAATTATTCATTCAATCGACTCTGGATAAATTGAAAGCAGATGAGGCCCTGCTATTGCGCCTTTACTATTTATGCGAAATGAATATTGCCGAGATTTCAGCCAGTACCGGATTTAAAAAAGCCAAGATCAAAACTGCCCTTTACAGAGGGAGGATCAATTTTAAAATAGAATTAGAAAGAATATTGGGAACTGAAATAAAAGAGATTTTATGACAGAAAAAGAGATAAAACAGCTAATTCAGCATAGCGGCCTGCAGACCTCCCAGGACTTCACGGAGCGCTTGATGGAAAATATTGAAGTTGTAGACCTGGAAAAACAAAAAGATATCAAGCTACAGTTAAGTCGGCCAGTCTGGCTCATTCTAAGTTTGACTGTACTACTTAGCTTTTGCTTTGCCTTATTCTTTCTGGAAATAATGCCCCTGTTTATATTTGCTATGGGCTTCCTGATGTTTGCCTTGAATCGGATGCTTCAGTTAAAACTGCAATATGAACAGCTAAAAAGCATGAATTATTGAAGGCCTTTCATCACACTTATTCCCTACGCCCATACCAAAAGCTGAATAAGCTACTTTTCGCTTTAGGCCTCAGGGATCTTGGGAGAATTATGTGCAGAAGTAAAAAAATCACCGCCAGGCTATGGGAGAAGAATAGCTGCAAAATCGCCTTCAGGCTCAATTCATCTTTTCTACCTGCCGTAAAGAGTGGAGTCTTTAGCATGTAAAATTTTAATCCCTTTTTTCGAGCTGCCTTTTTCAATCTTCTCACGAATTCGATTTCTTCCAGAGCAAAAAGATCTTCGCTAAAGCCTCCTATTTCTTCGAAAATATCTCTTCGACACAAAACAAAAGCTCCCCAGGTATAAGAAAACAAACGCATGAAGGGATTCAGTCGCTCCATCTGCAATTTACTCCACAGCCTTCCTCCCTGAACATCAATTGTTGTTCCAGCTCCCACAGAATTTTTCAGTGTTATATTTTCTTTCACTTCTAAAAGAAGTTCCTTTTGAGGATAAGAATCGGCATCTACAAATAAGAAATATGTTCCCTGGGCTATGCTAGCTCCCCGATTTCTGACTCGCGAGATTTGGTGGATAGGTTCCAGGACTACTTTCGCTCCCAAAGCTTTCGCGATTTTAGCACTATCATCGGTAGAAGCATTATCTGCAAGAATCAATTCCCAGTCAAAATTCTCTTCAAATACTTCCTGCATTCCAGACTGAATCCGCTCGATCGTGTCAGCGATCAGTTTTTCCTCATTAAAGGCAGGTATGATGATGGATAGGTCCATCCTTGAATTTACAGAAAGTCTATTTCTTTCAGGCTTTTTCCGTAGCTTTTATCTCTAAAGCATTAAACCCCTTTATGGAACCTACTACACCCAACCGCCGCGCCTTTATCAAACAAACAGGCATCACCCTTTCAGCAACTGCTTTCCTGGGGCTTTCCCCCTTAGCTTGCCAATCTCAGGAAGAACTCAGCGTGCAGGGAGCCATCGACCTTATCATGGCCCAGGTACCCGGAGAACGTAACCCTGATACTGTTGATACAATCAAATCCAGTTCGGGCGATCAGAAACTGACGGGCATTGTTAGCACCTTTCTGGCAACTGTTGAAGTTATCCGTGAAGCCATCGATAAAAATGCCAACCTTATCATCACCCATGAACCTACTTATTACAATCACAGAGATGAAGTAGACTGGTTGAAAGAGGATGCGGTTTACGAATACAAGCGGAAGCTGCTGGAGGAACATAATATCGTTGTCTGGCGTTTTCATGATTATTGGCATCAAGTTGAGCCGGATGGAATTTTGCAAGGCTTCATCAATGCGCTCGGATGGCAGGGTTTTCTCAATACCAAAATTGAAAATGCCTGCTTTATCCCCAAAACAACTATGAAGGAATTGGCCGCCTTCCTGAAAAGACAATTGAAACTGGACCGCTGTTTCTTTGTGGGCGATGGAGATTTGGAATGCTCCAGTGTAGGCTTGCTGCCCGGAGCCTGGGGCAAAGACAAACACATAGATTTACTCCGAGAGGATATCGAAGTACTGATTATCGGCGAAGCAGCCGAATGGGAAACGGTAGAATATGTTCGGGATGCCTCTCTGGCCGGCATGAAAAAGGGCCTGATCATCCTCGGCCATGCCATGAGTGAAGAACCGGGCATGCTCTATCTGGTCGAATGGCTGGGTCGCTTTTTGCCTCAGGTTCCGACTTTTCATGTGCCTGCGAAAGATCCTTTTACTCCGGTATAGGGAGAGGGAGTGTTCTGGTGTTCATGTGTTCTGGTTTTTGAAATCTACAAGAACACAAGAACACTTGAGCACGTCTACTTTTCTTCCCCCGTCTCGAATCCAACGATCAATTTTTGGATGGCCATTTCGAGACGCTCTATTCGCTTGTCGATTTTTCCTATAAGTCGGGTTTCTGCAACACCCTTCCAGAGTTTGCGTTCCTGAATGCTGGAGGCAAATAACAGGTCAATGCTGGCAATGATGTTGCTTTCGGTTACAAAGCGTTCCTGACGCAGGTCATAATAATTGTATCGCCCATAGAAGGTCCGGGAATAAGGCCCATTGTTATACGGACCATTATTGTAGCGGGAACGATTGCGATCGGTACGTATGTAATTGATGCGTAGGTCCAGCAAAAGATCCGGATCTTCTGCAGAATATACGTATCCCGCATCTTCCATTTCCTTTACTACGGCCTGTTCCAGTACTGCTCGGGTCTTTTCGGTATCCACCCGATTTACTTTTACCTTTTTCTCAATCTCTGCAAAAGCAAAGGTTTCAAAGTCATTTTTGTTGCTTCTATTTATCTGATCTGCGGAAACCAATACAACACTTTTACAAGCACCCAATAAGAGGGCCATTCCACATACCATCCAGAGTATATTCCTCATATTCAATTTGTTATTTTCTACTTAGAGGAGGAACTTATAGTCCTTCTCCCTAATCAAGTATAAAAATTTTTTGGCATCCATTCCATGAGAAAGGGAAATTTTGCATATTCATTTATAATCCCTTCCAACTTTAAGCTATATGAACTACTACAAAAAAGCCTCTCAATTAAACAGACGTAAATTTTTACAAAAAGCCTCTGCCCTGGGCATAATTTCTATGTTGCCCGGCAGTATGTATAGCAGCAATACGACACTTAGCAAAAAACTGGGTGTCAATCTTGGCGTGATCACCTACAGTTTCAGGAGCATGCCGGGAAGTGCTGAAGAACTCCTTGCGTATATGGCTGAATTAGGCTTGAATAGTACGGAATTGATGGGAGATCCTGCAGAAGCTTTTGCCGGTGCTCCTATTCGCCCCAAAGTCAAAAACTGGCGTAAGCAGACTGATAAAGAGAAGGAGTCCATGCAAGCCTGGCAGAAAGCCCTCCACAACTGGCGCATGAACGCTCCTATGGAAAAATTCAAGGACTTAAGAAAGATGTATACGAAAGAAGGGGTTGCCATAGACATCGTTAAGTTCAATTTGGCGCGTATGGATGATGATGAGGTAAATTACGCTTTCAAAGCCGCGAAGGCCCTGGGAGCAAAAGGAATCACCCTGGAAAGAAGTGATGCTGCTATGCAAAGACTCGCTCCTTTCGCCAGTGAACACAAACTCAATATTGGCTACCACAATCATGCGAAAGTCGATTTTGAAAGCTGGGACAAAGGCCTGGAGTTATCTGACTTCAATGCAGTCAATCTGGACATTGGCCATTATGTAGCTGGAACCAATGAATCTCCCATTCCTTTAATCAAAAAATATCATAATCGAATTACCAATCTTCACCTCAAGGATCGCAAAAAAGATAATGGGCCCAATATGCCCTGGGGAGAAGGAGATACGCCGATTGGAGAGGTGATGAGGCTACTACGAGATGAAAAGTATGATTTTCTCGCTGCCATTGAACTCGAATACAAAATTCCCAAAGGTTCGGATGCGGTGAAAGAAGTCAAAAATTGCATCGACTTTGTCAAGGATGCTTTGGCTTAAATGAGTAATCAAGCATTCGTTTAATTCTCAGTCTTACTCTCATTGGGAGCCGGAAGTTCCGGCAAAGCAATCTCCTTGACTAAGAATTAGGGGATTGCTTTCAGCATTAGTAAACAGCATGACAAACTCTATAATACCTAAGCAATGATTCGCACTTTACTCCTACTTCCTCTCAGCCTCTTCCTTTGGAGCTGCAATCCTACATCTCAAACAACTACTCAAGTAGAAAAAGAGGAGTGGATATCCCTTTTCAATGGCAAGGACCTAAGCGGTTGGGACATAAAGATCGCCGGAAAGGAATTGAATGATAATTACCTCAATACCTTTGTGGTTGAAGAGGATATGCTTCGAATCAAGTATGATGAATACGATGAGTTCGGAACTTTTTTTGGCCATTTGTATTATGAGAAGCCTTATTCTTATTATAAGTTTCGTTTTGAATACCGCTTTCTGGGGGAGCAAACCAAAGGCGGCGCTTCCTGGAATGTTCGCAATAGTGGGGTGATGTTTCATTCCCAATCCGCACAAAGCCTCAGTTTCAACCAGCATTTTCCGGTTTCCATCGAATTACAGACCCTGGGAGGCCTAAACAAAGGAGATCGAACTACGGCCAATCTGTGTACGCCCGGAACTATGGTCGAGTATAAAGGAAAATTGGATCAAACGCATTGTATCAGTTCTTCCTCACAGACTTATCACGGAGATCAATGGGTGGCTGTTGAAGCAGTGGTATTGGGGGATTCTGTCGTTCACCATATCATAGAGACCGACACGGTTTTGACCTTTATGAAACCCATGATAGATAGCAGTTTTATCGCGCCGGGAAATGGGAGTTGGGAATCTTTCGGAATAGATAATGGAGATTACTGGCGAAAAAAGCATGGAGAGCTATTGGCTTCTGGTCATATCGCTTTGCAGGCAGAAAGTCATCCTA includes:
- a CDS encoding RNA polymerase sigma factor translates to MGNKPSAKESDYLKKIKDGDLHAFRFLVDENKDILLSLAQSILKDKSWAEDVLQDALIKVFHKIGSFRENSSFKTWLYRIVINTAYNELKKRKSYQTHKLAAQENQPENIERKHPLRAEERKLFIQSTLDKLKADEALLLRLYYLCEMNIAEISASTGFKKAKIKTALYRGRINFKIELERILGTEIKEIL
- a CDS encoding DUF1501 domain-containing protein: MSKMKKNIDHIVGGMNRRVFMRNSLLGLGGLAVSSLQNPLAASPMMGGIPDLPHFPAKVKRIIYLFQSGAPSQMELFDYKPKLKEMFGQELPESVRGNQRVTGMTANQRTFPIAMGDFEFKQHGESGIWLSEFLPHHQKIVDDITVIKSMHTEAINHDPAVTFIQTGSQIAGRPSFGSWLSYGLGSENENLPNFVVLLSRARKDGGGQPLYAKLWGNGFLPSENQGVLFRSGDEPVLYLNDPEGMDRASRRRMLSTLEKLHESQYDHTQDESVRSRIAQYEMAFRMQMSVPETLDLSKEPDHVIDMYGPDARIPGTFAYNCLLARKLSEDGVRFVQLYHQDWDMHGNLPNLMKGMAKSVDQPSAALVQDLKQRGMLDDTLVIWGGEFGRGAYSQGKLTPTNYGRDHHPRCFSIWMAGAGIKQGFSYGETDDFSYNIVKDPVHVHDFQATVMHLMGIDHERFTFKHQGRRYRLTDVHGHVVKDVLS
- a CDS encoding sugar phosphate isomerase/epimerase yields the protein MNYYKKASQLNRRKFLQKASALGIISMLPGSMYSSNTTLSKKLGVNLGVITYSFRSMPGSAEELLAYMAELGLNSTELMGDPAEAFAGAPIRPKVKNWRKQTDKEKESMQAWQKALHNWRMNAPMEKFKDLRKMYTKEGVAIDIVKFNLARMDDDEVNYAFKAAKALGAKGITLERSDAAMQRLAPFASEHKLNIGYHNHAKVDFESWDKGLELSDFNAVNLDIGHYVAGTNESPIPLIKKYHNRITNLHLKDRKKDNGPNMPWGEGDTPIGEVMRLLRDEKYDFLAAIELEYKIPKGSDAVKEVKNCIDFVKDALA
- a CDS encoding DUF4136 domain-containing protein — its product is MRNILWMVCGMALLLGACKSVVLVSADQINRSNKNDFETFAFAEIEKKVKVNRVDTEKTRAVLEQAVVKEMEDAGYVYSAEDPDLLLDLRINYIRTDRNRSRYNNGPYNNGPYSRTFYGRYNYYDLRQERFVTESNIIASIDLLFASSIQERKLWKGVAETRLIGKIDKRIERLEMAIQKLIVGFETGEEK
- a CDS encoding glycosyltransferase; this translates as MDLSIIIPAFNEEKLIADTIERIQSGMQEVFEENFDWELILADNASTDDSAKIAKALGAKVVLEPIHQISRVRNRGASIAQGTYFLFVDADSYPQKELLLEVKENITLKNSVGAGTTIDVQGGRLWSKLQMERLNPFMRLFSYTWGAFVLCRRDIFEEIGGFSEDLFALEEIEFVRRLKKAARKKGLKFYMLKTPLFTAGRKDELSLKAILQLFFSHSLAVIFLLLHIILPRSLRPKAKSSLFSFWYGRRE
- a CDS encoding DUF1080 domain-containing protein — translated: MIRTLLLLPLSLFLWSCNPTSQTTTQVEKEEWISLFNGKDLSGWDIKIAGKELNDNYLNTFVVEEDMLRIKYDEYDEFGTFFGHLYYEKPYSYYKFRFEYRFLGEQTKGGASWNVRNSGVMFHSQSAQSLSFNQHFPVSIELQTLGGLNKGDRTTANLCTPGTMVEYKGKLDQTHCISSSSQTYHGDQWVAVEAVVLGDSVVHHIIETDTVLTFMKPMIDSSFIAPGNGSWESFGIDNGDYWRKKHGELLASGHIALQAESHPIDFRNIELLDLEGCMDKKAKNYRSYYVKHKEEDCKY
- a CDS encoding Nif3-like dinuclear metal center hexameric protein, whose product is MEPTTPNRRAFIKQTGITLSATAFLGLSPLACQSQEELSVQGAIDLIMAQVPGERNPDTVDTIKSSSGDQKLTGIVSTFLATVEVIREAIDKNANLIITHEPTYYNHRDEVDWLKEDAVYEYKRKLLEEHNIVVWRFHDYWHQVEPDGILQGFINALGWQGFLNTKIENACFIPKTTMKELAAFLKRQLKLDRCFFVGDGDLECSSVGLLPGAWGKDKHIDLLREDIEVLIIGEAAEWETVEYVRDASLAGMKKGLIILGHAMSEEPGMLYLVEWLGRFLPQVPTFHVPAKDPFTPV
- a CDS encoding DUF1553 domain-containing protein, with protein sequence MKFLPTTRYLILGAIPISIFIFLFSCQSSYTPSQEISERLPEIVDFNYHIKPILSDRCFKCHGPDANQRKAELRLDNASQAFEKREREDGSGFYPLVAGNATNSDVFQRIMSEDAEYMMPPPEANLSLTEFEKAMIAKWIDQGAEYKDHWSFVSPNKPELPESSFEAWSRNPIDHFIGNEIQKRGLSPSEEAQKENLLRRITLDLSGLPPTPEEIQTFMADKREDAYEKAIDRLLESPHYGERMALEWLDVARYADSHGYQDDGMRNTWPWRDWVIRMFNENMPYDQFLVEQLAGDLLPDPSKDQLLATCFNRNHPQSQEGGVVDEEYRVEYVVDRTNTFGKALMGITVECAQCHDHKYDPISQEDYYSLYAYFNNNNDAGIVPYNGEAAPTVMLPTEEEEQKLAELKNKMGPLEAAIEKENYVDDLKKWLGNRSPKIAKPKGLKAEFSFEKEMTVQRAALNLDGKKSPGWAGIGKQGTVTSYFNKAKGKADAAILGDKDRKPELVEGVQGKGLKFLGDAGIRFNRDMDFDRHQPFSVSIWVKVLKEGEKGPIFNNTNGDFEGYRGWICKLNPDGSLSFQLNYVWPDNCIDYKTTDKIEVGEWTHIAMTYDGSSKASGLKFFVNGKVPAHKLIKDNLNKSLQHGVKGSNWSSFPFMLGREKERSIENIVMDELKVYERQLSELEVAYLFDPKIKVEPTQSQWLEYYVLSGKNKSFNQNLKTLTNLREEENQISTDVLEVMVMNDREEVRPTFILDRGQYDAPTSEVSPRIPSVFATNASEDIPKNRLGLAKWLVSAEHPLTARVAVNRFWIMLFGKGLVESQGDFGNQGRLPSHPELLDWLAMDFVENGWDIKAFMKQVMMSATYRQQSIPSAKALEIDPQNDWYSHFPSYRLPAETIRDNALAASGLLSTKIGGPSVYPYQPDGIWAALATRNATKYVQGEGDELYRRSMYTIWKRSSPPPSMMNFDAPDRYYCVVRRQKTATPLQSLVLMNDPQFLEASKMLASRSMKEIGGELKERVEFMYMSLLGRSAREEEQKLLADLYQAEYEAFSNEPERIEKLLAVGEMKIDPKLAQDDLAAHTILASTIMNFDEFVIKR
- a CDS encoding serine hydrolase domain-containing protein is translated as MNLFSIFRFITLGIIALFFVPSLSAQKIKTVSGESIKSDKLNQEIEAIMEGLDMPGLSIGIINNNELVYHEAFGVSNSETRVPLNKESIFEAASLSKPIFAYFALKLVETGKLDLDKPLYEYFPHPAIEEKDQENYKLITPRMVLSHSTGFPNHSNGAKIQLAFEPGKGFSYSGEAYQYLAAIIGMQHGVGWKAGLNDIFRKNVSLALKMEHSSFLWTDYLAQHKVYGHNAEGKPTHNDTGGWSGETFNAFSSLHSEAAEYAKFIIAMLKQEGLTKNSFKEMLAEQNHFQESEQLYLDTGQTGWGLGFAQKPTPYGLMHLHTGNNHTFQAYTMFIPEQKYGLVVFTNSDKLLDFLAELGSVIGEQF